From a region of the Primulina eburnea isolate SZY01 chromosome 7, ASM2296580v1, whole genome shotgun sequence genome:
- the LOC140837211 gene encoding uncharacterized protein isoform X1, which produces MCSSEASFSLSLYSNSRVLCQRRLNSCFPANPFFIKPRNSSSFYVAASIAPKNPTREVSWISWDRVGFNEYNGWEVEESAQKPVTKKSKRLSRFVAVGIGASAVGLLAYFSLSSYGFRITSPFRILHAFKLDFSTSTVDTTNEEVSSDVKMGDADIAEDHVGRASDSFMEIETEPVSIKDRKLDRILVPFTVDSVQQEALGTLKKLKIIEDDARADELCTRREYARWLVRANSQLERSMKHRVIPSAALSGSTFIAFDDVSIQDPDFEYIQSLAETGIVRSKLPGGSYSSNLNSNVESEACDCFFPERFITRQDLVSWKAKTEYKVMPGISQEMSRKNIGFLDVKAISSDLLSDIFVDFLANEKSILRGVFGQYRRLQPNKPCTKGQAAVALTCGRLSEFIRAEISRLEVENITRQREMKEAMSELLERGEIKDLWVRKMEEERSRGVEVEHDYQTSVTDLEQEKTFQENSLAELLKQQAALDCQKQLLSTLNSEVAQMSERFDSERVKLTDEQSNVKKTLHDLETNYEALLDTKSVLEAELEALRILRSWVENEARKSQGRAKVLEEAGRRWKWDN; this is translated from the exons ATGTGTTCTTCGGAGGCATCGTTTTCACTCTCTCTGTATTCGAATTCTCGCGTCCTATGTCAGCGCCGTTTGAATTCTTGTTTTCCTGCTAACCCTTTTTTCATCAAGCCCAGAAACTCTAGCTCTTTTTATGTCGCAGCTTCAATTGCTCCGAAGAACCCAACTCGTGAAGTGTCTTGGATTTCTTGGGATAGAGTTGGGTTTAATGAGTATAATGGATGGGAGGTTGAAGAATCTGCTCAGAAACCGGTGACTAAGAAGAGTAAAC GCTTGTCTAGATTTGTGGCAGTCGGCATTGGAGCTTCAGCTGTTGGGCTGCTCGCCTATTTCTCTCTCTCAA GTTATGGGTTTCGAATCACAAGTCCATTTCGTATTTTGCATGCCTTTAAGTTGGATTTTTCAACTAGTACGGTTGATACCACAAATGAAGAAGTTAGTTCTGACGTCAAAATGGGAGATGCTGACATAGCTGAGGATCATGTGGGTCGTGCTTCAGATTCATTCATGGAGATAG AAACAGAACCGGTTTCAATAAAAGACAGAAAACTAGATCGAATTCTTGTTCCATTTACTGTGGATTCAGTTCAGCAGGAAGCTCTTGGTACATTAAAGAAACTCAAG ATTATTGAAGATGATGCCAGGGCAGATGAATTATGTACAAGACGGGAATATGCGAGATGGTTAGTTCGGGCAAATTCACAGCTAGAGAG AAGTATGAAGCATCGGGTAATTCCGTCTGCTGCACTTTCTGGCTCTACGTTCATTGCCTTTGATGATGTCAGCATTCAAGATCCAGATTTTGAATACATCCAAT ctttagctgaaacTGGTATTGTTAGAAGCAAACTACCGGGTGGAAGTTACAGTTCAAATCTGAATAGCAATGTAGAAAGTGAAGCCTGCGACTGTTTTTTCCCTGAGAG GTTTATAACTCGCCAGGATTTGGTTAGTTGGAAAGCAAAAACAGAGTATAAAGTGATGCCAGGAATTAGTCAAGAG ATGTCAAGGAAGAACATTGGATTTCTTGATGTGAAGGCAATCTCTTCAGATTTATTGTCGGATATTTTTGTGGATTTTCTTGCTAATGAAAAGAGCATACTAAGAGGAGTTTTTG GGCAGTACCGGCGATTACAACCTAATAAACCCTGCACAAAGGGACAAGCAGCAGTAGCACTGACTTGTGGACGATTGTCAGAATTTATACGTGCTGAAATATCAAGACTTGAAGTAGAAAATATTACAAGACAACGTGAAATGAAAGAAGCAATGTCGGAGCTTCTAGAGAGAGGTGAAATAAAGGATCTTTGGGTAAGAAAGATGGAAGAAGAAAGAAGCCGAGGCGTGGAAGTGGAACATGATTATCAAACATCAGTTACTGATTTGGAACAGGAGAAAACTTTTCAAGAAAATTCTTTGGCTGAATTGTTAAAGCAGCAGGCGGCTTTGGATTGTCAGAAACAGTTGCTTTCTACATTAAATTCAGAAGTTGCCCAAATGTCAGAAAGATTTGATTCTGAGAGGGTGAAGCTCACCGATGAGCAGAGTAATGTGAAGAAAACGCTACATGACTTAGAGACGAATTATGAGGCATTGCTTGATACAAAGTCGGTACTGGAAGCTGAATTAGAAGCCCTTCGAATTCTGAG ATCTTGGGTTGAGAATGAAGCAAGAAAAAGCCAAGGGCGTGCAAAGGTTCTCGAAGAGGCTGGCCGAAGGTGGAAATGGGACAATTAG
- the LOC140837211 gene encoding uncharacterized protein isoform X3, producing MCSSEASFSLSLYSNSRVLCQRRLNSCFPANPFFIKPRNSSSFYVAASIAPKNPTREVSWISWDRVGFNEYNGWEVEESAQKPVTKKSKRLSRFVAVGIGASAVGLLAYFSLSSYGFRITSPFRILHAFKLDFSTSTVDTTNEEVSSDVKMGDADIAEDHVGRASDSFMEIEPVSIKDRKLDRILVPFTVDSVQQEALGTLKKLKIIEDDARADELCTRREYARWLVRANSQLERSMKHRVIPSAALSGSTFIAFDDVSIQDPDFEYIQSLAETGIVRSKLPGGSYSSNLNSNVESEACDCFFPERFITRQDLVSWKAKTEYKVMPGISQEMSRKNIGFLDVKAISSDLLSDIFVDFLANEKSILRGVFGQYRRLQPNKPCTKGQAAVALTCGRLSEFIRAEISRLEVENITRQREMKEAMSELLERGEIKDLWVRKMEEERSRGVEVEHDYQTSVTDLEQEKTFQENSLAELLKQQAALDCQKQLLSTLNSEVAQMSERFDSERVKLTDEQSNVKKTLHDLETNYEALLDTKSVLEAELEALRILRSWVENEARKSQGRAKVLEEAGRRWKWDN from the exons ATGTGTTCTTCGGAGGCATCGTTTTCACTCTCTCTGTATTCGAATTCTCGCGTCCTATGTCAGCGCCGTTTGAATTCTTGTTTTCCTGCTAACCCTTTTTTCATCAAGCCCAGAAACTCTAGCTCTTTTTATGTCGCAGCTTCAATTGCTCCGAAGAACCCAACTCGTGAAGTGTCTTGGATTTCTTGGGATAGAGTTGGGTTTAATGAGTATAATGGATGGGAGGTTGAAGAATCTGCTCAGAAACCGGTGACTAAGAAGAGTAAAC GCTTGTCTAGATTTGTGGCAGTCGGCATTGGAGCTTCAGCTGTTGGGCTGCTCGCCTATTTCTCTCTCTCAA GTTATGGGTTTCGAATCACAAGTCCATTTCGTATTTTGCATGCCTTTAAGTTGGATTTTTCAACTAGTACGGTTGATACCACAAATGAAGAAGTTAGTTCTGACGTCAAAATGGGAGATGCTGACATAGCTGAGGATCATGTGGGTCGTGCTTCAGATTCATTCATGGAGATAG AACCGGTTTCAATAAAAGACAGAAAACTAGATCGAATTCTTGTTCCATTTACTGTGGATTCAGTTCAGCAGGAAGCTCTTGGTACATTAAAGAAACTCAAG ATTATTGAAGATGATGCCAGGGCAGATGAATTATGTACAAGACGGGAATATGCGAGATGGTTAGTTCGGGCAAATTCACAGCTAGAGAG AAGTATGAAGCATCGGGTAATTCCGTCTGCTGCACTTTCTGGCTCTACGTTCATTGCCTTTGATGATGTCAGCATTCAAGATCCAGATTTTGAATACATCCAAT ctttagctgaaacTGGTATTGTTAGAAGCAAACTACCGGGTGGAAGTTACAGTTCAAATCTGAATAGCAATGTAGAAAGTGAAGCCTGCGACTGTTTTTTCCCTGAGAG GTTTATAACTCGCCAGGATTTGGTTAGTTGGAAAGCAAAAACAGAGTATAAAGTGATGCCAGGAATTAGTCAAGAG ATGTCAAGGAAGAACATTGGATTTCTTGATGTGAAGGCAATCTCTTCAGATTTATTGTCGGATATTTTTGTGGATTTTCTTGCTAATGAAAAGAGCATACTAAGAGGAGTTTTTG GGCAGTACCGGCGATTACAACCTAATAAACCCTGCACAAAGGGACAAGCAGCAGTAGCACTGACTTGTGGACGATTGTCAGAATTTATACGTGCTGAAATATCAAGACTTGAAGTAGAAAATATTACAAGACAACGTGAAATGAAAGAAGCAATGTCGGAGCTTCTAGAGAGAGGTGAAATAAAGGATCTTTGGGTAAGAAAGATGGAAGAAGAAAGAAGCCGAGGCGTGGAAGTGGAACATGATTATCAAACATCAGTTACTGATTTGGAACAGGAGAAAACTTTTCAAGAAAATTCTTTGGCTGAATTGTTAAAGCAGCAGGCGGCTTTGGATTGTCAGAAACAGTTGCTTTCTACATTAAATTCAGAAGTTGCCCAAATGTCAGAAAGATTTGATTCTGAGAGGGTGAAGCTCACCGATGAGCAGAGTAATGTGAAGAAAACGCTACATGACTTAGAGACGAATTATGAGGCATTGCTTGATACAAAGTCGGTACTGGAAGCTGAATTAGAAGCCCTTCGAATTCTGAG ATCTTGGGTTGAGAATGAAGCAAGAAAAAGCCAAGGGCGTGCAAAGGTTCTCGAAGAGGCTGGCCGAAGGTGGAAATGGGACAATTAG
- the LOC140837211 gene encoding uncharacterized protein isoform X2 — translation MCSSEASFSLSLYSNSRVLCQRRLNSCFPANPFFIKPRNSSSFYVAASIAPKNPTREVSWISWDRVGFNEYNGWEVEESAQKPVTKKSLSRFVAVGIGASAVGLLAYFSLSSYGFRITSPFRILHAFKLDFSTSTVDTTNEEVSSDVKMGDADIAEDHVGRASDSFMEIETEPVSIKDRKLDRILVPFTVDSVQQEALGTLKKLKIIEDDARADELCTRREYARWLVRANSQLERSMKHRVIPSAALSGSTFIAFDDVSIQDPDFEYIQSLAETGIVRSKLPGGSYSSNLNSNVESEACDCFFPERFITRQDLVSWKAKTEYKVMPGISQEMSRKNIGFLDVKAISSDLLSDIFVDFLANEKSILRGVFGQYRRLQPNKPCTKGQAAVALTCGRLSEFIRAEISRLEVENITRQREMKEAMSELLERGEIKDLWVRKMEEERSRGVEVEHDYQTSVTDLEQEKTFQENSLAELLKQQAALDCQKQLLSTLNSEVAQMSERFDSERVKLTDEQSNVKKTLHDLETNYEALLDTKSVLEAELEALRILRSWVENEARKSQGRAKVLEEAGRRWKWDN, via the exons ATGTGTTCTTCGGAGGCATCGTTTTCACTCTCTCTGTATTCGAATTCTCGCGTCCTATGTCAGCGCCGTTTGAATTCTTGTTTTCCTGCTAACCCTTTTTTCATCAAGCCCAGAAACTCTAGCTCTTTTTATGTCGCAGCTTCAATTGCTCCGAAGAACCCAACTCGTGAAGTGTCTTGGATTTCTTGGGATAGAGTTGGGTTTAATGAGTATAATGGATGGGAGGTTGAAGAATCTGCTCAGAAACCGGTGACTAAGAAGA GCTTGTCTAGATTTGTGGCAGTCGGCATTGGAGCTTCAGCTGTTGGGCTGCTCGCCTATTTCTCTCTCTCAA GTTATGGGTTTCGAATCACAAGTCCATTTCGTATTTTGCATGCCTTTAAGTTGGATTTTTCAACTAGTACGGTTGATACCACAAATGAAGAAGTTAGTTCTGACGTCAAAATGGGAGATGCTGACATAGCTGAGGATCATGTGGGTCGTGCTTCAGATTCATTCATGGAGATAG AAACAGAACCGGTTTCAATAAAAGACAGAAAACTAGATCGAATTCTTGTTCCATTTACTGTGGATTCAGTTCAGCAGGAAGCTCTTGGTACATTAAAGAAACTCAAG ATTATTGAAGATGATGCCAGGGCAGATGAATTATGTACAAGACGGGAATATGCGAGATGGTTAGTTCGGGCAAATTCACAGCTAGAGAG AAGTATGAAGCATCGGGTAATTCCGTCTGCTGCACTTTCTGGCTCTACGTTCATTGCCTTTGATGATGTCAGCATTCAAGATCCAGATTTTGAATACATCCAAT ctttagctgaaacTGGTATTGTTAGAAGCAAACTACCGGGTGGAAGTTACAGTTCAAATCTGAATAGCAATGTAGAAAGTGAAGCCTGCGACTGTTTTTTCCCTGAGAG GTTTATAACTCGCCAGGATTTGGTTAGTTGGAAAGCAAAAACAGAGTATAAAGTGATGCCAGGAATTAGTCAAGAG ATGTCAAGGAAGAACATTGGATTTCTTGATGTGAAGGCAATCTCTTCAGATTTATTGTCGGATATTTTTGTGGATTTTCTTGCTAATGAAAAGAGCATACTAAGAGGAGTTTTTG GGCAGTACCGGCGATTACAACCTAATAAACCCTGCACAAAGGGACAAGCAGCAGTAGCACTGACTTGTGGACGATTGTCAGAATTTATACGTGCTGAAATATCAAGACTTGAAGTAGAAAATATTACAAGACAACGTGAAATGAAAGAAGCAATGTCGGAGCTTCTAGAGAGAGGTGAAATAAAGGATCTTTGGGTAAGAAAGATGGAAGAAGAAAGAAGCCGAGGCGTGGAAGTGGAACATGATTATCAAACATCAGTTACTGATTTGGAACAGGAGAAAACTTTTCAAGAAAATTCTTTGGCTGAATTGTTAAAGCAGCAGGCGGCTTTGGATTGTCAGAAACAGTTGCTTTCTACATTAAATTCAGAAGTTGCCCAAATGTCAGAAAGATTTGATTCTGAGAGGGTGAAGCTCACCGATGAGCAGAGTAATGTGAAGAAAACGCTACATGACTTAGAGACGAATTATGAGGCATTGCTTGATACAAAGTCGGTACTGGAAGCTGAATTAGAAGCCCTTCGAATTCTGAG ATCTTGGGTTGAGAATGAAGCAAGAAAAAGCCAAGGGCGTGCAAAGGTTCTCGAAGAGGCTGGCCGAAGGTGGAAATGGGACAATTAG